The Triticum urartu cultivar G1812 unplaced genomic scaffold, Tu2.1 TuUngrouped_contig_5430, whole genome shotgun sequence genome contains the following window.
CCTACTACACACGTTTCTTCAACCCACCAGGGCATAGCCTGTAGTGTACTGGTGTATATATAGGACCCGACACAGCCACCATGGGAAGCAAACACAATCTCCGCTCAAAGACCAACACAACAACACCTCAACTATAATCTCCACTGCTATATCTCTTTGCAGTTCAAACCTCAATGGCTGCCATGAGAACCATTCTTCTCGCCGTTGCCGCGATGACCGTCCTGAGCACCGCATCTGCAGCAATCTACAACGTGGGCGAGCCGGGCGGCGCATGGGATTTCAGCACCAACTACGACACTTGGGCGTCCTCTAGGAACTTCCAAACTAGTGATCGGATCGTCTTCAAGTACTCCCCTCAGGCACACGACGTACTCGAGGTCAGCAAGGCAGACTACGACTCCTGCAGCACCGCCAGCCCCGTCACCACCCTCAACTTCGGGAATGATGTTGTCACCCTCACCGCCACCGGCACCCGCTACTTCATCTGCGGTTTCCCTGGCCATTGTGCGGGCGGCATGAAGGTCAAGATCGATGTCATGCCAGGCTCCTCCTCTTCGTCACCCGCCCCGGCCAGCAGTCCAAATGCAAGCAACGCTGCCCCACCAACACCTGTCTCCGCTGCAACCAATGTGGAGGCCATGGGGTTTGGCCTCGCTGTTTTGCTTGCCATTGCCGGTCTCATGGCTTGAGTGCATCTCGACAGTCGCACACACATGTGTACGTTATTGTATAGAGATGTACTTATTACTAGCAACTATCTGTGTGTATAGTCAAGTAGTTATGTGAATTTTACATGAGAACTAATTATATTGCAGCCTTTAATGATTTGTTTTACACCTTCATTTACACCTTTCAAGTTTCAGCGACAAAAAAAGTCACAACCTCCAACTTAAAAGGCCAACGATGAACAAATTCCAATATTCAAATCAAGAAGTAAAGCTTTCATACAGTATACAGTTAAGTTAACATGTTTTAAATTACATCCAGGCAAAAAACATGATAGGAATTGTAAAATGCATGTTGAGCCGTACAATTGACCCACGGTGCATCATCCTGGACTGCAGAATAACATCATCGAGTGAAATAATATACTATGCGATGTATTATTAAACTGAATTAAATTTTACAAATATCCGCCTTGTCTTGGCGGCAATATCTCTCCTACCATTTGGCATGACTAGTGAGCTATCTCAAAAATAATGAGCAATAGAATATCTCTCCTCACACGCAAACTTGTAATTAAAATTTCAGCACTTTACGGTGATTTGAGTAATTCATTCACATGGGGATCCTCTCCTTTGGTGATTGTTCATGGAAAACCTAGATATATCATGG
Protein-coding sequences here:
- the LOC125529214 gene encoding mavicyanin-like, producing the protein MAAMRTILLAVAAMTVLSTASAAIYNVGEPGGAWDFSTNYDTWASSRNFQTSDRIVFKYSPQAHDVLEVSKADYDSCSTASPVTTLNFGNDVVTLTATGTRYFICGFPGHCAGGMKVKIDVMPGSSSSSPAPASSPNASNAAPPTPVSAATNVEAMGFGLAVLLAIAGLMA